The sequence below is a genomic window from Candidatus Kapaibacterium sp..
CAGAATCAACGGGTCGTTTTCAAGCCCGTGATTTTGGATTTCGAGATAAAAATCATCTCCGAACATATCTTTGTAATACTTTGCTTCCGAATAGGCTTTTTCGTAATTACCATCTAAAATCCAAGCGTTTACCATACTTCCCATACATGCTGAAGTGCAAATCAGTCCTTCGTGATACTTTTCTAACAATTCCTTGTCAATTCGTGGGCGATAGTAAAAACCTTCGGTATATGCCAGCGATGAGAGCTTAATCAAATTTTTGTAGCCTTGTTGGTTTTTGGCGAGCAAGAGTATATGAAAATAGTTGCGGATTTTTTCGTTTTTATTTGTTGCGATTCTTTCAAAGCGAGAACCGACTGAGATATAGCCTTCCATTCCGATAATCGGTTTGATAGATTTTTTTTTGGCATAGTTGAAAAATTCGACTGCGCCAAACATATTGCCGTGGTCAGTCAATGCGATTGCTTCTTGTCCGTCTGCAATAGCAGCGTCAATTAGCTGAGATGGAGTTGTAGCAGCATCTAATAATGAATAATGAGTGTGATTGTGTAAATGAACGTAAGATGACATTTTGACTCGAAACTTAATTTTGATTAGTAATTTTTTCAAGTACAAGATATTGATTTCAGTTGAAAAGTTTTCAACAAATTCTTCTAAACGGTCAAAGTTAAGTCGAAAAATCGTATTTTGGATTTTGTAAAAGTCTTATATTAGAGCAAATTAAAATATGGAAAAAATTATTGACGGGAAGAAAATTTCCCAAGACATCAGAGAAGAAATCTTTTCAAAGGCAACTGCATTTAAAGAAAGCACAGGAATAATTCCCGGACTTGCGTTGATGATAGTAGGCAATGACCCTGCATCGGAAGTTTACGTGGGAATGAAAGCAAAAACTTGCGAAAAACTTGGCTTTTATTCGCTAATAGAGCGATTGCCCGAAACTACAAGCCAAGAGCAAGTTTTAGCAATGATTGATGAGTGGAACAACCGCCCCGACATTCACGGAATACTTGTCCAAATGCCGCTTCCGAAGCACGTTAGCGATATGGAAGTCATCAAGAGAATCAACCCTGACAAAGACGTTGACGGATTCCATCCTGTAAATGTCGGTAAATTAGTAGCCGGAATTCCTTGCTTGCAAGCCTGCACCCCTGCCGGAATCATGGAATTATTGAAACGGAGCAATGTATCGCTCAAAGGCAAACATGCTGTAGTGTTGGGCAGAAGCAATATTGTGGGCAAGCCGATTGCAAATTTGTTATACCAAAAAAACAAAGATGCAAATGCGATTGTCACTATTTGTCATACAGCAGCGCAGGATATAGCCTATTATACTCGCCAAGCAGATGTATTGATTGCCGCCGCAGGAGCACCTGAAATTATCAAAAGAGATATGATTAAAGAGGGTGTTGTTATTATTGATGTCGGCACGAACAGAGTAGAAGCTCCCGGCACCGAAAAAGGCTACCGTTTGACAGGCGATGTTGATTTCAATGATGTATATGATAAAGTGTCGCTAATAACACCTGTTCCGGGCGGCGTTGGACCGATGACTATTACAATGCTGATGTACAATACGCTCGAAGCCGCAATAATGCAATCGCGATGAATCTTGAAAGCACAATATTATTCGAAGACGATGAAATTGTCGTAATTGACAAACCGGCTGGATTGCTCTCGATTCCTGACCGATTCAACAAATTATTGCCCAATGCTTTGGATTTTTTGGGTAGCATTTATGGTGAAGTTTATACAGTTCACAGATTAGACCGCGATACCGGCGGTGTTATGGTCTTTGCGAGAACCGCGATAAGTCATAAATCACTTAATGACCAATTCGAGAACCGTGAAGTTACAAAGCTTTACCATGCGGTTATTTCCGGCAAGCTGATGAAAGACGATTTAGCTATAGATATTCCATTATTGACAGACCCTGCCGGAAAAGGCGGGGTCATTCCTTCTGCGAGAGGCAAAGAATCGCTAACTGAAATACGAGTTTTAGAGCGGTATCGGATAGCAACATTGCTTGAATGCAACCTCGTTACAGGGCGACAACACCAATTAAGAGCACACGTAGCGGCAATCGGGCACCCATTGTTGGTTGACCCGCATTACGGCAAAGCGGACGCTTTCTACCTCTCGATGCTTAAACGGCGGTATAATATCCCAAAAGACGTGGTCGAAAAGCCGATTATAAAGCGAATCACTATGCAATCAAAATCAATCGAATTCACTCACCCAATTAAAAACGAAAGAGTTCGCTTCGATACCGAATATCCTCTCGATTTCGAGGTTTTGCTCAAATCATTGCGTAAATATGGCGCATAAATGAAAACAATCGGCTTAAAATTATACCGATTGTTTCCAAATGCATTATTATGAATTCTCTTAATCTCGTTTGATAAACATCGAACGGTATTTATTATTATTAACTATTACAAAATAGACTCCATTTGGAATTTCGGATAAGTCAATGCGTATTTCGTCACTAAAGTCCGCCGCTTGTTGAATTACAATGTTACCTAACACATCAACTATTTTGTAGAGTTTTATTCCCGTTGCCAACACTTGCACAAAGTCTGTTGCCGGATTGGGGAATACTGCTATACCGTGATTGTGCAAAATGTCGTAAACGTTCGTAGTATTACCTGTTGTAAAGCTTATTGGGTCGCTCCAAACGCTTCGGTTGAAGAAACTATATGTACGAATCCTCATGTAATAGCTCTGGTTTGGCTCCAGCACGTAATCATGGCTAAATTGGCGGACACTGTCAAGCTCGAGTACGATGTTCGTTTCATTGAATTCGCTGTTTTTTGAAATTTGAATTCTAAAGTAATTATTAGTATCATTGTGATTCCACGCAAGTTTGCCGTCATATGGAATGCCGACGGAATTGTCAACGGGATAAACTATCTCCGGAATTTCGAGGTAAGTATAAAAACTCCGAACGCTCGACCAAGCACTTTGCGTTTTGGAATTGACAGCCGAAACGCGCCAGTAGTAGAAGTTTTTGTATTCAAAATCTGAAAAAACGAAGGAAGTATCATTTAGCATATCAGATTTGATTATAATTTCATCAAATCCCCTGTTATCAGAAATTGAGATTATGTAATGGTCGGCTTCAGGTATTTTATTCCAAACAAACTTGACGCCATCGGGTGGATTTATGCCTCCAAACTCTGCAGGTGATAAGGGATTCGGTCGAGATAATGAATCTTCGGTGACAGTTCTGAATGTCCAAACATTAGACCAATCGCTTATTTCGCCATCGCGTTTGAATCTCACTCTCCAGAAGTATTGAGTGTTGTGCTTGAGGTCTGAATAATCATAACGCGAATTAATTACATTTGTAGAATCAACCAATAAATTGGCAAAGTCCTCATTTTCTGAGAGTTGAATTGCGTACGATTCGATTGCGGGAATCCAGTACCATTGTAAGCGCCCCGATATAGGCAACTGTAGCATATCGTTAGTTGGTCTAAAAAGTGTTGGTTTGAATACTTTTGAATTACATGTAAATCGGTAAGTATTTGACCAATTGCTACTATCAGATTCACTAAGAGATTTCACCCTCCAAAAATATACTTGCTCATATTCTAATCCTGAGTACCAATAACTTGTATCTTGTGACACATATAGGTCAATTGTGCTACTATTAAAATCCTTATCTCGCGAAACTTGTAAGCGGTACTTTTGAGCCGAATCAACATTGCTCCAAATCAATATACCTTCAATATTTGAATAGAAATAATTCCAAGGATAAAGAAGTTTTGGAGCATTTAAAGTATATGTACTTGAAACAGTGAATTTCCATGAATCAGACCATGTGCTTTGTCTTACATTATTGACAGTTTTCACTCTCCAATAATACGTTTGGTTCAATTGGAGCGAATTAA
It includes:
- the folD gene encoding bifunctional methylenetetrahydrofolate dehydrogenase/methenyltetrahydrofolate cyclohydrolase FolD, which encodes MEKIIDGKKISQDIREEIFSKATAFKESTGIIPGLALMIVGNDPASEVYVGMKAKTCEKLGFYSLIERLPETTSQEQVLAMIDEWNNRPDIHGILVQMPLPKHVSDMEVIKRINPDKDVDGFHPVNVGKLVAGIPCLQACTPAGIMELLKRSNVSLKGKHAVVLGRSNIVGKPIANLLYQKNKDANAIVTICHTAAQDIAYYTRQADVLIAAAGAPEIIKRDMIKEGVVIIDVGTNRVEAPGTEKGYRLTGDVDFNDVYDKVSLITPVPGGVGPMTITMLMYNTLEAAIMQSR
- a CDS encoding RluA family pseudouridine synthase, giving the protein MNLESTILFEDDEIVVIDKPAGLLSIPDRFNKLLPNALDFLGSIYGEVYTVHRLDRDTGGVMVFARTAISHKSLNDQFENREVTKLYHAVISGKLMKDDLAIDIPLLTDPAGKGGVIPSARGKESLTEIRVLERYRIATLLECNLVTGRQHQLRAHVAAIGHPLLVDPHYGKADAFYLSMLKRRYNIPKDVVEKPIIKRITMQSKSIEFTHPIKNERVRFDTEYPLDFEVLLKSLRKYGA